A stretch of the Enterobacteriaceae endosymbiont of Donacia clavipes genome encodes the following:
- a CDS encoding prephenate dehydratase domain-containing protein, translating into MKKNNYSDFNILNKILKSHIIINKDINDFKKMKKKIKNSISIVFLGPLGSYSHLAVLTYINNYFLKKTIINVSCKNFSEIFFCIKNNIINLAIVPIYNNYTGFIKEVLILLKKNESFLYIKKKFTIPIQHCLVTYKKDISFHQIEKIFSHPQSFLQCSFFIKKYPKLVIKYCPSSSYAMNFIKKKSSEKLAAIGNKIAASFYNLNILKENISNKINNKTKFLILKKL; encoded by the coding sequence TATTTTAAATAAAATATTAAAATCTCATATAATTATTAATAAAGATATTAATGATTTTAAAAAAATGAAAAAAAAAATCAAAAATTCAATAAGTATTGTTTTTTTAGGACCTTTAGGTAGTTATTCTCATTTAGCTGTTTTAACTTACATTAATAATTATTTTTTAAAAAAAACAATTATTAATGTAAGTTGTAAAAATTTTTCCGAAATTTTTTTTTGTATTAAAAATAACATTATAAATCTAGCTATAGTTCCAATATATAATAATTATACAGGATTTATAAAAGAAGTATTAATATTATTAAAAAAAAATGAGTCTTTTTTATATATAAAAAAAAAATTTACGATTCCAATACAACATTGTCTAGTTACTTATAAAAAAGATATATCTTTTCATCAAATTGAAAAAATTTTTAGTCATCCTCAATCATTTTTACAATGTAGTTTTTTTATAAAAAAATATCCAAAATTAGTTATTAAATATTGTCCTAGTTCTTCTTATGCTATGAACTTTATAAAAAAAAAATCATCAGAAAAACTAGCAGCTATAGGAAACAAAATAGCTGCTAGTTTCTATAATCTAAATATATTAAAAGAAAACATATCCAATAAAATCAATAATAAAACAAAATTTTTAATTTTAAAAAAACTTTAA